In Vibrio gangliei, a single window of DNA contains:
- a CDS encoding YeaC family protein translates to MNVEQLLNAMTPEVYERLNYAIETGRWLDGTPITKEQRDSCMQAVMLYQSKHNHDAQHMTVAAGGEVSFKSKAELKKQFVQNEADIVRVKVDNEF, encoded by the coding sequence ATGAATGTAGAACAACTTCTTAACGCCATGACACCGGAAGTGTATGAGCGATTGAACTATGCCATTGAAACTGGTCGTTGGTTAGATGGTACGCCGATTACAAAAGAACAACGCGATTCTTGCATGCAGGCGGTGATGCTGTATCAATCGAAACATAACCACGATGCACAACACATGACGGTTGCCGCGGGTGGAGAAGTTTCGTTTAAATCAAAAGCAGAATTGAAAAAGCAGTTTGTGCAAAATGAAGCGGATATTGTGAGAGTGAAAGTAGATAATGAGTTTTG